From a single Sphingosinicellaceae bacterium genomic region:
- a CDS encoding TetR/AcrR family transcriptional regulator: MAKRTASEHRTILKRKSPGRPVGTTGAATRERILQTSASMFALHGLQNVSLAEIAGACGMTAPAIYNHFASKDVIFIEVVRTMYDEILLAFVEALDNDLGLNASLDRVLDTCLEIYREDQVLARLGQEATLLAARSPGHYPEFQELKSKLQALFTAAVARGVKWGELCAYTDIEETGAILHHLILGGISSRSLAAPSEAQFRRTIEAFRRLMIRRPAQDARLKDGPAALSVVPRSNIS; the protein is encoded by the coding sequence GTGGCAAAACGTACAGCGTCCGAACACCGGACCATCCTCAAGCGCAAGTCGCCGGGCCGACCGGTAGGCACCACGGGTGCGGCGACCCGCGAGCGCATCCTGCAGACCTCGGCGTCGATGTTCGCGCTGCATGGCCTGCAGAACGTCAGCCTCGCGGAGATCGCGGGCGCGTGCGGGATGACGGCGCCGGCGATCTACAATCACTTTGCGTCGAAGGACGTCATCTTCATCGAAGTCGTGCGCACGATGTACGACGAGATCCTGCTGGCCTTCGTCGAGGCACTCGACAACGACCTCGGGCTGAACGCCTCGCTCGACCGCGTGCTCGATACCTGCCTCGAGATCTACCGCGAGGACCAGGTGCTGGCGCGCCTGGGGCAGGAGGCAACGCTGCTGGCGGCACGTTCGCCGGGGCATTATCCCGAGTTCCAGGAGCTGAAGAGCAAGTTGCAGGCGCTGTTCACGGCGGCGGTGGCGCGCGGCGTCAAGTGGGGCGAACTTTGCGCTTATACCGACATTGAGGAAACCGGTGCGATCCTACACCACCTCATCCTCGGGGGTATCAGCAGCCGCTCGCTGGCGGCACCATCGGAGGCCCAGTTCCGCCGGACCATCGAGGCGTTCCGTCGCCTGATGATACGGCGGCCAGCCCAAGACGCCAGGTTGAAGGACGGACCGGCCGCGCTTTCGGTCGTCCCCCGGTCCAACATCTCGTGA
- a CDS encoding TonB-dependent receptor, producing MNERVSKCVRATLLAGTTAVLWATAGYAQDAPASSQSSGAATPLGPTAPAPALRDTPSDAQPDIIVTARNRRERLIDVPVAATVLTAQALSRASAVQIAEIAKQVPQLEINIAGAGTGANVSIRGVGSSSIDAGVDQPVSLVIDGVGTSRGRLIFLGLFDVQSVEALKGPQALFFGKNSPAGVLSLTTTSPGTEFGGYAKASYNFDDHSRYLEGAVSIPLSETFAVRVAGRVLDSRGYLLNTAVSQPDPLTRAPDGSAVVTRPASRYQGQASGEIGRLTANWHPTEQFDATLKFTGAHQHGSGAAGQSTIVACAPGATRPSLVLGPLVLTDPTGTCKPDFKVSIADLPLPNMIPLSKTGRAFDDSTTYITSLNMNYRLDDITLTSITGYINFNYANAGNFDYQSYGVLWGALTDSLKSYSQELRASSSFHGPFNFTGGLLYEHTDRVFSQDIKVPGFTAIDGRYDNAFSVDPTKGNTYSAYLQLRYNILSNLELAGGARYTHEVKTGSLQDIYLRPGNVNNLPVGKIIHARVSNDNVSPEVTLSWHPVPNSTLYGAYKTGFLSGGISNPGQINKTATPDLLTFRPVKVKGGEIGAKGSFLGSKLTVSSAAYIYDYTDLQVISFEPTTFSYTTKNAASARVKGIEVQANYRMDSNFSLRGAISYNHGRYTKFPNGQCYAGQTVALGCSGGVQDLSGTPIGVSPDWAGNLGLTYDRALFGEVHGMFSIDGYYRGKYDFTAANTYRPTAIQDGQVRVDASVRLYQPNKGFELALLARNLTNRLTILSGSDTPAGAPGQLSGTLARGREVLVEASYRF from the coding sequence ATGAACGAGCGGGTCTCAAAGTGCGTTCGTGCGACGTTACTGGCAGGAACGACCGCTGTTCTATGGGCGACAGCCGGTTATGCGCAAGATGCGCCGGCATCCAGCCAAAGTAGTGGCGCGGCCACGCCCCTCGGCCCGACAGCACCCGCCCCGGCGCTCCGCGATACGCCGTCCGACGCCCAGCCCGACATCATCGTCACCGCCCGTAACCGCCGTGAGCGCCTGATCGACGTGCCCGTCGCGGCGACGGTGCTGACCGCGCAGGCGCTGAGCCGCGCCTCGGCCGTCCAGATCGCGGAGATCGCGAAGCAGGTTCCCCAGCTCGAGATCAACATCGCGGGCGCCGGCACCGGTGCCAACGTCTCGATCCGCGGCGTCGGCTCGTCTTCGATCGATGCGGGCGTCGACCAGCCGGTGTCGCTGGTCATCGACGGCGTCGGCACCAGCCGCGGCCGCCTGATCTTCCTCGGGCTGTTCGACGTCCAGTCGGTCGAGGCGCTCAAGGGCCCGCAAGCCCTGTTCTTCGGCAAGAACAGCCCCGCCGGCGTGCTGTCGCTGACCACCACCAGCCCGGGCACGGAGTTCGGCGGCTATGCCAAGGCGAGCTACAACTTCGACGACCACTCCCGGTATCTGGAAGGTGCGGTGTCGATCCCGCTGAGCGAGACCTTCGCAGTCCGCGTCGCCGGCCGGGTGCTCGACTCGCGCGGCTACCTGCTCAACACGGCGGTTTCCCAGCCCGATCCACTGACCCGGGCCCCCGATGGTTCGGCAGTGGTGACGCGCCCGGCGAGCCGCTATCAGGGCCAGGCCTCCGGCGAGATTGGCCGCCTTACCGCCAACTGGCACCCGACCGAGCAGTTCGATGCGACGCTGAAGTTCACCGGCGCGCACCAGCACGGCAGCGGCGCCGCCGGACAGTCGACCATCGTCGCCTGCGCGCCGGGAGCGACGCGGCCCTCGCTCGTCCTCGGCCCACTGGTGCTGACCGATCCGACCGGCACCTGCAAACCCGACTTCAAGGTCTCGATCGCCGACTTGCCGCTGCCGAACATGATTCCGCTGAGCAAGACCGGGCGGGCCTTCGACGATTCGACCACGTACATCACATCGCTGAACATGAACTACCGTCTCGACGACATCACGCTGACGTCGATCACTGGCTACATCAACTTCAACTATGCCAACGCCGGCAACTTCGATTACCAGTCGTATGGCGTACTCTGGGGCGCACTGACCGACAGCCTGAAGAGCTATTCGCAGGAGCTGCGTGCGTCATCCAGCTTCCACGGTCCGTTCAACTTTACCGGCGGGCTCCTGTACGAGCACACCGACCGGGTGTTCAGCCAGGACATCAAGGTTCCGGGGTTCACCGCGATCGACGGCCGCTACGACAATGCCTTCTCGGTCGACCCGACCAAGGGCAACACCTACTCCGCCTATCTGCAGCTGCGCTATAATATCCTGTCCAACCTCGAGCTGGCGGGCGGCGCGCGCTATACCCACGAGGTCAAGACGGGGTCGCTCCAGGACATTTACCTGCGCCCGGGCAACGTCAACAACCTGCCAGTCGGCAAGATCATCCACGCCCGCGTCTCGAACGACAATGTCTCACCCGAAGTCACGCTGAGTTGGCACCCAGTCCCGAATTCGACGCTTTACGGAGCTTACAAGACGGGCTTCCTGTCGGGCGGCATCTCGAACCCCGGCCAGATCAACAAGACCGCGACCCCCGACCTGCTCACCTTCCGGCCGGTCAAGGTCAAGGGCGGCGAGATCGGCGCCAAGGGCTCCTTCCTCGGCAGCAAGCTGACGGTCAGCAGCGCTGCCTACATCTACGACTACACCGACCTGCAAGTGATCTCGTTCGAACCGACGACCTTCAGCTACACGACCAAGAATGCCGCCAGCGCCCGGGTCAAGGGCATCGAGGTGCAGGCGAACTACCGCATGGACAGCAATTTCTCGCTGCGCGGCGCGATCAGCTACAATCACGGTCGCTACACCAAGTTTCCGAACGGCCAGTGCTACGCCGGCCAGACCGTGGCGCTTGGCTGCTCGGGCGGCGTACAGGACCTGTCGGGTACGCCGATCGGAGTGTCGCCCGACTGGGCCGGCAATCTCGGCCTGACCTACGACCGGGCGTTGTTCGGCGAGGTCCACGGGATGTTCTCGATCGACGGCTACTACCGGGGCAAATACGACTTTACGGCGGCCAATACCTATCGGCCGACGGCGATCCAGGACGGGCAGGTGCGCGTCGACGCGTCGGTCCGGCTGTATCAGCCGAACAAGGGCTTCGAGCTGGCCCTGCTGGCGCGCAACCTGACCAACCGGCTCACGATCCTGTCCGGAAGCGATACCCCGGCGGGGGCGCCCGGCCAGCTGAGCGGCACGCTGGCCCGCGGCCGCGAGGTGCTGGTCGAGGCATCCTACCGCTTCTGA
- a CDS encoding SDR family oxidoreductase — protein sequence MPNSTDTSTVPNGAGGGRAGRLAGKVAIVTGGSKGLGAADARLFVAEGATVVIADVDVGMGEALAAELGSAATFMRLDVRNEAEWQVLVAAVVEKHGRLDVLVNNAGVVEMHSPETIEEVDLRFVMAVSVDGTVWGCKYAIPAMKASGGGSIVNMASIASVQGEPYVAAYCAAKGAVEAYTRAVAVHCAQGRYNIRCNSVHPSGIDTPMVRSVPGKMAASNLPTLVEQASGAGLNPLGEPVDIANLVLFLASDESRFISGQAMVVDNTASITEGIVPGGRASTMAAPSGG from the coding sequence ATGCCCAATTCCACCGACACTTCGACTGTTCCCAACGGCGCCGGGGGAGGGCGGGCGGGTCGCCTTGCCGGCAAGGTCGCGATCGTCACCGGCGGCTCGAAGGGCCTCGGCGCCGCCGATGCGCGACTGTTCGTTGCCGAGGGTGCGACGGTCGTCATCGCCGACGTCGATGTCGGCATGGGGGAGGCGCTCGCCGCCGAACTCGGGTCGGCCGCGACCTTCATGCGCCTCGACGTTCGCAACGAAGCCGAATGGCAGGTGCTGGTCGCCGCCGTCGTCGAGAAGCACGGCCGCCTCGACGTGCTGGTCAACAACGCCGGCGTCGTCGAGATGCACTCGCCCGAGACGATCGAGGAGGTCGACCTGCGCTTCGTCATGGCGGTCAGCGTCGATGGCACGGTCTGGGGCTGCAAGTATGCGATCCCGGCGATGAAAGCGTCCGGCGGTGGCTCGATCGTCAACATGGCGTCGATCGCCTCGGTCCAGGGCGAGCCCTATGTCGCCGCGTATTGCGCCGCCAAGGGCGCGGTCGAGGCGTATACCCGCGCCGTCGCGGTCCACTGCGCGCAGGGGCGCTACAACATCCGCTGCAATTCGGTCCACCCATCGGGGATCGACACGCCGATGGTGCGCTCGGTGCCCGGCAAGATGGCGGCGAGCAACCTGCCGACACTGGTCGAACAGGCGTCGGGGGCCGGCCTCAATCCGCTCGGCGAGCCGGTCGACATCGCCAACCTCGTGCTGTTCCTCGCCTCGGACGAATCCCGGTTCATCAGCGGGCAGGCGATGGTCGTCGACAACACCGCCTCGATCACCGAGGGGATCGTTCCCGGCGGCCGGGCCAGCACGATGGCCGCGCCAAGCGGGGGCTGA
- a CDS encoding serine/threonine protein kinase, with protein sequence MSAEQDAVQREALDLFSEWLDLPPTTRDADLERQLVDRPTLLATVRRLIGTEAHRPMLPTEPPAPVDKVFAQPPPDRVGVYRLTEPIGHGGMGLVFRGERDDGVFTQTVAIKLIRRSLFSGTAAAQFASERQILARLRHPHIAQLFDGGVTTSGESYIVMELIEGRSITAHCDALNLDARQRMTLLRDVCDAMQFAHQHLIVHADIKPNNVVIDDRYGVKLLDFGIARMIDLSLTESRDEPLPTTARAQTPAFASPQQAAGLQATPADDVFSLGRMAATLLDDGTPLPAELAAVVARATAVDPAERYGTASALSGDLERWLNGRPVSALRSTPSRTAAMFVRRNWLGVGIAALALLSLIAAVAVTTTLYVRAEHERRLAEQRFAEVRQLASYLLTDVTGQLQHFPGTSQLRNDLARRGRTYLETLSRVKGAPLDMRLEVARGYATTAQILGQPSVQNLGNPRAAKRDLIRAETGMRTMLAETGDRPDIMLALSQALSTHAAIVHVTDNNPALGEQLFKQACVLAGRAVARLPRDPAARLARIRCSSGLANLYDYQARFADMERPLAVSFADLRTMPSGADPVETALALGNAYILRGDAKYYLGAKLASLPEYRAADLALRQPANANPDVRLLERLAWADYSIGSLLDDLNRPVEGLPAIERGIVAADLMLAFEKSPRARHIDNILHMQRAATLASLHRYPEAIAEAEAASQSYRQVAAAAPDDFEAARSIPVSMRPLGEIYYADGQRARACAIFTQASMLWGQLARRHGVLGFDTADELKIVKSRLDVCRRAGFGNKPV encoded by the coding sequence GTGTCCGCTGAGCAGGACGCCGTCCAGCGCGAGGCACTCGACCTGTTTTCGGAATGGCTCGACCTGCCACCGACAACGCGTGACGCCGACCTCGAGCGGCAACTGGTTGACCGCCCGACACTCCTGGCTACGGTCCGCCGGCTGATCGGCACCGAGGCGCACCGGCCGATGCTGCCGACCGAACCGCCCGCACCGGTTGACAAGGTCTTTGCGCAGCCACCGCCCGATCGTGTCGGCGTCTACCGCCTGACCGAGCCGATCGGCCACGGCGGCATGGGGCTGGTGTTTCGCGGTGAGCGCGACGACGGCGTCTTCACCCAGACGGTCGCCATAAAGCTCATCCGCCGCAGCCTGTTCAGCGGCACTGCCGCGGCCCAGTTCGCGAGCGAACGGCAGATCCTCGCGCGCCTCCGTCATCCCCATATCGCGCAACTGTTCGACGGCGGCGTCACCACGAGCGGCGAGTCCTACATCGTCATGGAGTTGATCGAGGGCCGCTCGATCACCGCCCATTGCGATGCCCTGAACCTCGATGCGCGGCAGCGGATGACCCTGCTCCGCGATGTCTGCGATGCCATGCAGTTCGCCCACCAGCACCTGATCGTCCACGCCGACATCAAGCCGAACAACGTCGTCATCGACGACCGCTACGGGGTCAAGCTGCTCGATTTCGGCATTGCCCGGATGATCGACCTCAGCCTGACCGAGAGCCGCGACGAGCCGTTGCCGACCACCGCGCGGGCACAGACTCCGGCGTTCGCAAGTCCGCAGCAGGCGGCCGGGTTGCAGGCGACACCGGCCGACGACGTGTTCTCGCTGGGCCGGATGGCGGCGACACTGCTCGATGACGGCACGCCGCTTCCCGCCGAGCTTGCCGCCGTGGTCGCGCGCGCCACCGCCGTCGATCCGGCGGAGCGCTACGGGACCGCGAGCGCGCTCTCTGGGGACCTCGAGCGCTGGTTGAACGGCCGCCCGGTGTCGGCGTTGCGGTCGACTCCGTCGCGGACCGCTGCGATGTTCGTCCGCCGTAACTGGCTCGGGGTCGGCATCGCGGCGCTGGCGCTGCTGTCGCTGATTGCCGCGGTCGCGGTGACGACCACCTTGTACGTTCGCGCCGAGCATGAGCGGCGGCTGGCCGAGCAGCGTTTCGCCGAGGTGCGGCAGCTCGCGTCGTACCTGCTCACCGATGTCACCGGACAGCTTCAGCACTTTCCCGGCACCTCGCAGCTTCGCAACGATCTCGCCAGGCGCGGCCGAACGTACCTGGAGACGCTGAGCCGGGTGAAGGGGGCACCACTCGACATGCGCCTCGAGGTCGCGCGCGGCTATGCGACGACGGCGCAGATCCTCGGCCAGCCAAGCGTCCAGAACCTCGGCAATCCCCGCGCCGCCAAGCGCGACCTGATCCGCGCCGAGACGGGTATGCGCACCATGCTGGCCGAAACCGGCGACCGCCCCGACATCATGCTGGCGCTGTCGCAGGCGTTGTCGACGCACGCCGCGATCGTCCACGTCACCGACAATAATCCTGCGCTCGGCGAGCAATTGTTCAAACAGGCCTGCGTGCTGGCCGGACGGGCCGTCGCCCGCCTGCCCCGTGACCCGGCCGCCCGGCTGGCACGGATCCGGTGTTCGAGCGGGCTCGCCAATCTCTACGACTACCAAGCGCGCTTCGCCGACATGGAGCGTCCGCTTGCGGTGTCGTTTGCCGACCTGCGCACCATGCCGTCCGGCGCCGACCCGGTCGAAACCGCGCTGGCGCTGGGCAACGCCTACATACTGCGCGGCGACGCCAAATATTACCTCGGAGCGAAACTCGCCTCGCTGCCCGAATACCGCGCCGCAGACCTGGCGCTGCGGCAGCCCGCCAACGCCAACCCCGACGTCCGCCTGCTCGAGCGGCTCGCCTGGGCTGACTATAGCATCGGCAGCCTGCTCGACGACCTGAACCGTCCCGTCGAAGGGTTGCCGGCGATCGAGCGCGGCATCGTCGCTGCGGACCTGATGCTGGCCTTCGAGAAAAGCCCGCGGGCCCGGCACATCGACAACATTCTTCACATGCAGCGGGCCGCAACGCTGGCCTCGCTGCACCGCTATCCCGAAGCGATCGCCGAAGCCGAGGCGGCATCGCAATCGTATCGCCAGGTGGCGGCCGCTGCCCCCGATGATTTCGAAGCGGCCCGGTCGATCCCGGTCAGCATGCGCCCGCTCGGGGAAATCTACTATGCCGACGGACAGCGCGCCCGGGCGTGCGCGATCTTTACCCAGGCCTCGATGCTCTGGGGGCAGCTAGCGCGGCGACACGGCGTGCTCGGTTTCGACACCGCCGACGAGCTGAAGATCGTCAAGAGTCGGCTCGATGTCTGTCGGCGTGCCGGGTTCGGTAACAAGCCGGTCTAG
- a CDS encoding sigma-70 family RNA polymerase sigma factor encodes MSIRMLMTDIAAAPGRPGVPRIGAPHEALLAVCYGEIRTIAQRVLRSDGAQLQIQPTDLAHEAALRMMSLDQIVWKDRAHFLAMSARVMRQALIDEVRHFRAAKRSTPEIMTEWIDKGQHRSFPLDVFDDALERLFAFDPDRARVVELRFYAGLTMTEIAVAMNNSVSTTERRWRTARAWLIAALDGDD; translated from the coding sequence TTGAGTATTCGTATGTTGATGACCGATATCGCCGCCGCGCCAGGCAGGCCAGGCGTGCCGCGCATCGGCGCACCCCATGAGGCGTTGCTCGCGGTGTGCTACGGTGAAATCCGGACGATCGCGCAGCGGGTCCTGCGCAGCGACGGTGCCCAGCTGCAGATCCAGCCGACCGACCTGGCCCACGAGGCGGCGCTGCGCATGATGAGCCTCGACCAGATCGTCTGGAAGGACCGTGCGCATTTCCTCGCGATGTCGGCGCGCGTGATGCGGCAGGCGCTGATCGACGAGGTCAGGCATTTTCGCGCGGCGAAACGGTCGACCCCTGAAATCATGACCGAGTGGATCGACAAGGGCCAGCACCGCAGCTTTCCGCTCGACGTGTTCGATGATGCACTGGAGCGCCTGTTCGCCTTTGACCCCGACCGGGCACGTGTCGTCGAACTGCGCTTCTATGCCGGACTGACGATGACCGAGATCGCGGTCGCGATGAACAATTCGGTGAGCACCACCGAGCGGCGCTGGCGAACGGCGCGCGCCTGGCTGATTGCAGCGCTCGACGGCGACGACTGA